A window from Drosophila nasuta strain 15112-1781.00 chromosome 3, ASM2355853v1, whole genome shotgun sequence encodes these proteins:
- the LOC132788654 gene encoding protein JTB, whose product MLENCQRHHMVLGLGALTLVTILVLIVESRYAAEGSVARRRNQQFVIENNSTCWKHEPYTVVQECHPCSDFDIVSRSLGVCIHTHYKEVLRCQSGEIVTKSCDRVALIEQRNFLKFELFTFVMGVITYLASYARDRVLSRRNYMRIERQLNRVQ is encoded by the coding sequence ATGCTCGAGAACTGCCAGAGGCATCACATGGTCCTGGGCCTTGGCGCCCTCACCCTCGTCACCATTTTAGTGCTGATTGTGGAATCCCGATACGCTGCGGAGGGCAGCGTGGCACGACGTCGTAACCAGCAGTTTGTGATTGAGAATAATTCGACGTGCTGGAAACACGAGCCCTACACCGTGGTCCAGGAGTGTCATCCGTGCTCAGACTTCGACATCGTCAGCCGCAGTTTGGGCgtatgcatacacacacactacaaGGAGGTGTTGCGCTGTCAGAGTGGCGAAATTGTGACGAAGAGCTGTGATCGTGTGGCGTTAATCGAGCAGCGCAACTTCCTCAAGTTCGAGCTGTTTACCTTTGTGATGGGCGTAATCACATATTTGGCAAGCTATGCTCGAGATCGAGTGCTCTCCCGCCGCAATTATATGCGCATCGAACGCCAGTTGAATCGGGTGCAGTAA
- the LOC132791337 gene encoding GATA zinc finger domain-containing protein 10 isoform X2 → MVLRSGIIIPFQFRDTKKLLMIGVPEENRNLNIWDLKNVVRAAFGIYNFEFRNKKIGFNIPDELLLHYLAQRHDLTNFVIEISQVYDAALESYVLHPQCRCGAQKLLNESPAPEEPTNLCQTNNVIDAAPSTSNIVLPNCDDDDQETMKYRIDKASSGAASAELGMPAYEPCSPKMDYDTQDELPDSPHSQQHQQQQQLQQVAMVSLPPPPSTHHQHHHQHEEEQQQLLQDRIQHEFLLQQQHQHQHLQQQHLALLQQQEQQQHQQQQHQQQQQQQGVNMAITATGTNNIRQRKERMSKRQKELYVHFLQQHQFINDHRRNDPVLDPYWLKLANLLNAVPQGAVKHVTEWKQTFDNWRYRIFLYARYNSKLQDEEAQNPRNFKPLTRTDKQAYNMWIRNSDTAPPDLDKMRNVFCNMEESTTHQD, encoded by the exons ATGGTGCTGCGATCGGGAATTAtaattccatttcaatttcgcGATACTAAGAAGCTGCTCATGATTGGCGTGCCCGAGGAGAATCGAAATTTAAACATATGGGACTTGAAGAATGTTG tGCGTGCTGCATTTGGCATATACAATTTCGAGTTTCGCAACAAAAAGATTGGCTTCAACATACCCGATGAACTACTACTGCATTATTTGGCCCAACGTCACGACCTCACCAATTTCGTTATAGAAATCAGCCAAG TATACGATGCCGCCCTGGAGAGTTATGTGCTGCATCCGCAATGTCGTTGTGGCGCCCAGAAACTCCTTAACGAATCGCCTGCGCCGGAGGAACCTACGAATTTGTGCCAGACGAACAATGTGATCGATGCCGCTCCCTCAACGTCGAACATTGTGTTGCCCAACTGTGACGATGACGATCAGGAAACCATGAAGTATCGCATTGATAAGGCGAGCAGCGGTGCAGCTTCTGCTGAGTTGGGCATGCCTGCCTACGAGCCGTGTTCACCGAAAATGGATTATGATACGCAAGATGAATTGCCGGATTCGCCGCACtcgcaacaacatcaacaacaacaacagttgcagcaggtTGCGATGGTGTCGTTACCACCGCCACCGTCCAcacatcatcagcatcatcatcagcacgaggaggagcaacagcagctgttgcaggATCGCATACAGCACGAGTtcttgctgcagcagcaacatcagcatcaacatttacagcaacagcatttggcactgctgcagcaacaggagcagcaacaacaccaacagcagcagcaccaacaacaacaacagcaacaaggcGTCAACATGGCAATCACAGCAACGGGCACAAATAACATTCGAC AACGTAAGGAACGCATGTCAAAACGCCAAAAGGAATTGTATGTGCACTTTTTGCAACAACATCAGTTCATCAACGATCATAGACGCAACGATCCTGTGCTCGATCCCTACTGGCTAAAGCTGGCCAATCTGTTGAACGCTGTGCCACAGGGCGCCGTCAAGCATGTGACGGAATGGAAGCAAACCTTTGACAATTGGCGCTATCGTATCTTCCTCTATGCGCGCTACAATTCCAAATTGCAGGACGAGGAGGCGCAGAATCCTCGCAACTTTAAGCCGCTGACACGCACCGATAAACAGGCCTACAACATGTGGATACGTAATTCGGATACGGCGCCACCAGATCTAGATAAAATGCGAAATGTCTTCTGCAACATGGAAGAGAGCACCACGCACCAGGACTAG
- the LOC132791337 gene encoding putative mediator of RNA polymerase II transcription subunit 26 isoform X1 translates to MVLRSGIIIPFQFRDTKKLLMIGVPEENRNLNIWDLKNVVRAAFGIYNFEFRNKKIGFNIPDELLLHYLAQRHDLTNFVIEISQALDDGHAKELLSYEPSCSMAALKQQQQQQHQQQQQQQQHHHPHSHPHQHHQVPLPQRSNESHTHEYVASGAAAAASATLPGSQPNSPALGVCNEPVDSPLEHANNSNSDHADTAQKQQLRIVSSYSERTPESLTQSIDPMDIIPKAESESEVERAARAARFQAREHQQQQQHQQQQRQQQEQQHAQALQQEAQALQHVLPSQQFFTNYAHSLPSMTAPNTSQQPPYTPGLMSRFRKRGERMSKDQKELYVKFFEDNPCMLSNHRRHDGLTEPLWAKLAHMLNSVPQGAVKNVEDWKQTFDAWRYRIFMYTRYNSKLSMSETSDPKNFKPLTATDQKAYAMWTSHKHIAPPDYEKMDMFVPLDESTTATNSYDY, encoded by the exons ATGGTGCTGCGATCGGGAATTAtaattccatttcaatttcgcGATACTAAGAAGCTGCTCATGATTGGCGTGCCCGAGGAGAATCGAAATTTAAACATATGGGACTTGAAGAATGTTG tGCGTGCTGCATTTGGCATATACAATTTCGAGTTTCGCAACAAAAAGATTGGCTTCAACATACCCGATGAACTACTACTGCATTATTTGGCCCAACGTCACGACCTCACCAATTTCGTTATAGAAATCAGCCAAG CCCTAGACGATGGTCATGCCAAGGAGCTGCTCTCCTACGAGCCCTCCTGCTCGATGGCGGCcctcaagcagcagcagcagcaacaacaccaacagcaacaacagcagcagcaacatcatcatccacattcacatccCCATCAACATCATCAGGTGCCACTGCCACAACGCTCCAACGAAAGTCATACACATGAGTACGTAGCAAGcggagcagctgcagctgcatccGCAACATTACCGGGCTCGCAACCAAATTCACCAGCTTTGGGCGTATGCAACGAACCCGTCGATTCACCGCTGGAGCATGCCAACAATTCCAATTCGGATCATGCAGACAcagcacaaaaacaacaactgcgcATTGTTTCCAGCTATTCGGAACGCACACCTGAATCGTTAACACAATCCATTGATCCCATGGACATAATACCCAAAGCTGAGTCTGAATCCGAAGTGGAACGTGCAGCGCGTGCTGCACGCTTTCAGGCCAGagaacatcaacagcagcaacagcaccagcagcagcagcgacaacagcaggagcagcagcacgCCCAAGCCTTGCAACAGGAGGCACAGGCGTTGCAGCATGTGCTGCCCAGCCAACAGTTCTTCACCAACTATGCGCACAGTCTGCCCTCAATGACGGCACCAAATACTTCCCAGCAGCCTCCTTATACGCCTGGTCTGATGAGTCGCTTTAGAA AACGTGGTGAACGCATGTCGAAGGATCAAAAGGAGCTGTATGTGAAATTCTTTGAGGATAATCCCTGCATGTTGTCGAACCATCGTCGTCACGATGGACTCACCGAGCCACTCTGGGCCAAATTGGCACACATGTTGAACAGCGTGCCGCAGGGCGCCGTCAAGAATGTGGAGGATTGGAAGCAGACGTTTGATGCCTGGCGTTATCGCATTTTTATGTACACACGCTACAACTCCAAGCTGAGCATGTCGGAGACGAGTGACCCAAAGAACTTTAAACCGCTGACAGCCACCGATCAGAAGGCGTATGCCATGTGGACCAGTCACAAGCACATTGCACCGCCGGACTATGAGAAAATGGATATGTTTGTGCCGCTGGACGAGAGCACAACGGCGACCAACAGCTACGACTATTGA